The genome window TGAGGCGGTCAGGGTCCACAAATTGGTCCCGCGCAGCGACCTGGACGATTATGTGGTCGAGGTCATGGGCCGGGTCGGTCTGGATCCGACCTATCGCACGCGCTATCCTCACCAGTTCTCCGGCGGTCAGCGCCAGCGCATCGGCATTGCGCGGGCTCTGGCGGTTCAACCGGAGATGCTGGTCTGCGACGAGGCGGTGGCGGCGCTCGATGTCTCGATCCAGGCGCAGGTGCTGAATCTTTTCCTGGATCTGCGCGACGATCTCGGGCTGACCTATCTTTTCATCAGCCACGATCTGGGCGTGGTGGAGCATCTTTCCGACCGCGTCGTAATCATGTATCTCGGCCGTGTCGTCGAAAGCGCAAAGACCGAAGAACTGTTTGCGGACCCCAATCATCCCTATACCGTGGCGCTGCTGGCCGATGTGCCGCGCCTGGAAGCCGGCAAGCGCCGGTTTCATCCGATCAAGGGCGAGATCCCGTCGCCCCTGGCGCCGCCGCCGGGATGTCATTTCCATCCCCGCTGCCCGCACGCCCACGAGCGCTGCCGCGTAGAGGCGCCGGCGCTGAAGGAAATTGCCCCCGGCCGACTGTCGGCCTGCCACCTGAACGACGAGAAGTGATCGCCATGCCGACCTCCGCCCATTCCGCCGCCGACACGACCGCCGCGAGCACGGCAAGCCCCAGTCCGGATACCCTGGAATGGCTGCGGACTCTGGTCGGCTTTCCGACGGTCAGCCGGGATTCCAATCTCGACCTGATCCATCATGTCCGCGATCGGCTGGCGGAATTGGGTGTGGAGTCGGTCGTGCTGCCGCGTGAGGACGGCTTCAAGGCCAATCTGTGGGCGCGCATCGGACCGGATGCACCGGGTGGCGTGGCGCTCAGCGGGCATACCGACGTGGTGCCGGTCGACGGTCAGAACTGGACCAGCGACCCGTTCATCCTGACCGAGCGCGACGGCCTGCTGTATGGCCGCGGTTCAGCGGACATGAAGGGTTTTATCGCCTGCGTGCTGTCGAAGGTGCCCTCGATGAAGGCGGCCGGCCTGAAGGCGCCGATCGATCTGTGCTTCTCCTATGACGAGGAGGTTGGCTGTCTCGGCGTCGATGGACTGATCGCCCATATCGGCACGCTGGCGCACAAGCCCGACTGGGTGCTGGTCGGCGAGCCGACCGGCATGGGCGCGGTGACCGGGCACAAGGGCAAACTGGCCATGGCCTGCACCGTGCGCGGGCGCACCGGCCATTCCAGTCTGGCGCCGCACGCGGTCAACGCGGTCCAGATCGCTTCGCGGCTGGTGGCGATGCTGGCAGACATGGCCGATGAAGCGGCGGCCAAAGGCGTCCACGACGACCGTTACGACCTGCCACATACGACGGTTCATGTCGGCCAGATCGAGGGCGGGCGCGCGTTGAACATCGTGCCGGATGAATGCCGGTTCGAATTCGAAGTCCGCCATCTGGCGGTCGACGATCCGATGGATACGCTGACACGACTGCAGGCCTATGCCGACACGCTGATCGAGCAGGCTCGCGACGTCGCGCCGGAGGCCTCGGTAACGTGGGAGCCGATCTTCAAGTATGACGGCCTCGACATGCCCGAAGATGCCGAACCGGTGCGCACGGTTCAGCGGCTCGCCCGCACCAACACCTCCAGCCGGGTTGCCTATGGCACCGAAGGCGGCAAGTTTCAGGCAATTGGCGGCCTTGCGGCCGTGGTTTGCGGCCCCGGCCATATCATCCAGGCGCACAAGGCCGACGAGTTCATCGACCCCGCCCAACTGGCCGCGATGGAAGGTTTTCTCGACCGGCTGATCGCGGAACAGTCGGAATAGGAAGGGCCGGGCCGGCTTCGGTCGTGGATCAGCCGCCGTCGGGCAGCAGCCATCCGTCCTCGACGGCGACCGAGATCAGCGTCCCCTCGGACGGCACATTGTCGCGAATGCGAAGGCTGAGCCGATGATCCGGCGCATCGGGCGGCGAGGCGGAGACCAGCGTGTCGTCGCCCTGAAACAGGGCCGTGCCGACCCGCAGTGTCAGGCTGGGGGTGTCTTCGGCTTTGCCGGTTCGGCGCAGGTCGGGCGCGCGCAGGCATGCCTGGCCCGGCCCGGGACGGGCGCCACGATGGCGCAGGATGACCGGCGTACCCCACAGATCGGCGCGGCACCGGCCGTCATCGAGGATTCGGTCCACGGTCACCGGTACCACCGCGCCGCGCCCGATGAAACGCGCGACCATCGGCGTCGCCGGTTCGGCGATCAGGCGCCGTGGCGAGTCCAATTGTTGAAGGACGCCGCCATCCATGACCGCGATGCGGTCGGCGAGCATCATCGCCTCGGCCTGATCATGGGTGACATGGATCGTTGTTGCCCCGACCTGCCGGTGAAAGCGGCGGAACTCGTCGATCATGCTGTCGCGCAGATGGATATCCAGATTGGCCAGCGGCTCGTCCAGCAGCACCAGTCGCGGCTGCATCGCCAGGCAGCGCGCCAGCGCGACCCGCTGGCGCTGGCCGCCGGACAAGGCCTGGATGCGGCGGTCGGCGTACCCGTCGAGACCGACGGTGTGCAGCGCCTGGTCGACCCGGCGCTCGCGCTCGTCGCGCCCGACGCCCTGGATTTTCAGCGCGTAGCGGACATTGGCCGCGACGTTGAGATGCGGCCAGAGGGCATAGGACTGAAAGACCATGCCGACGCGCCTGTCTTCGGGGTCGACATGATGGCCCTGTCCGGCGACCAGATCGTCGTCGAAGTGAATGGCGCCGTCGTCGACACGCTCGAATCCGGCAAGCAACCGCAGGAGCGTTGTCTTGCCACAGCCCGACGGCCCGACCAGAGCCAGGCACTCCCCGTCATGGATCTGCAGGCTGACCCGATCGACGGCCGTCACGCCATCGAAGCGGCGTGTGACATTCTCCAGCCTTACCCCTGCCATGGCAGGACTCCCGGTGGAAGGCGGCGGCCAAGCACCGTCAGCAGCCCGGCGGCGGTCAGGATAACCGCCAGCACGACCACAGACACGGCGGCGGCGGCCGTCGAATTGCCCTCGTCGTAAAGGCCGAAGACGATAACGCCAACCGTCTCGCTGCCTTGCGACCACAAAAGGGCCGAGACCGTCAGTTCGGAAAAAGCTCCGAGGAACACCAGCAGCGCGGCCGTCCCCGCCGCCGGGGCCAGCATCGGCAGCACGATCGTCGCAAGCCGCCGGAGCGGCCCGGCCCCCGCCGCCTGCGCGGATTCCTCCAACGCATGATCGAGGTTTTGCATCCCGGCCAGCATCGGGCGCAGCGCCAGGGCCATGAAGCGCGCCATATACGCGATCAGCAATATCCACACTGTGTTGTAGAGGCTGACCTCGATGAACGGCAACGGCCGCAGGAAGGCCAGGATCATGGCGATCGACAGCACGATGCCGGGCAGGGCATAGGGCATGTCGGCCATGACGTTCAGGCTCCGCACCAGCGCCGAACGCCGGCGTATCACGAGCCAGGCCAGCGGCGCCGACACCGCGATGGTGGCCAGGGCGGCGGCGGTGGCCAGAAACAGACTGTTTGAAAAGGCCCGGCGGGTGCTCGCCAGCTCGGTCAGGACATAGACGAAATTCGCCAGCGTGGCCGTCTCCGGCGTGAGCTTCACACCGACCGATGGGACGAGCGCCCCGGCGAACAGCGCCAGCAGCGGCAGAATGGCGATGATGACGATCAGGACCCAAACGGCTGCTGTGATCGCCGGCCGCCAGCGGCCGAGCGACAATCGGCCCGAAGCGCCCCCGGCATTGACGATTTCCCGCGCGTGCCGTCCGCTCGCCAGCGCCTGAAGCCCGAGCCCGGCGGCGGCCATCAAGGCCAGAATAAGCGACAGCGCCGCCACTTCGCCCAGGATCGAGGGGCCGAAGCCGTTCAGGCGTTGATAGATCAGCGTCGTCAGCACCGTATAGCGGCCGGGAATGCCCAGAAGGGCCGGAATGCCGAAATTCCCGATCGCCGAAACGAAGGCAAGCGCCGCGCCGGCCAGGATCGAGGGCCACGCCAGCGGAATGACGATGGTGGCGACGATGCGCAGCGGCCGGGCACCGGCGGCGCGCGCGGCATCCACCAGTTCGCCCGGCAGCGAGCGCAACCCCGCGCGCACGGCCAGAAAGGCAATGGCGGCGTGCTCGATGCCCATCAGGGCGATGACGCCGTTGCGGCCATAAAGGGGGTTGCCGCCGATGCCGTCATGGGCGGGCAGGATCACGCCGCGCAGGAGGCTCTGCGGCCCGATCAGTTCCAGCCAGGCAAGGGCCGAAATCTGCGGCGGGATCAGCAGCGGCAGAATCAGCAGGAAGACCAGCAGGGTCTTGCGGCGGATATCGGTCAGTTCGACGAGCAGCGCCATGCCGCCGCCAAGCAGTACGGATATCAGCGTCGCACCCAACCCGGCTTCCAGCGTGTTCCAGGCGGCGCTCCGCGTGGCGCGGGAATCCCAGACGGACGCCAGTAAACCCAGCGCGCCGTCCTCGCTCGCTGTGAACGCCTCGGCTGCCAGAAGGCTCAAAGGCAGGACGCAGAGACCGACGACATAGACGGTAACGATGGCGAGCAATACCCGCTCGCCATCGACCTTGAAGCGCTGGAAGGGGCTGGGCGCCGGAGTGTCAATCGCGACCAAGGCGGCAGGCCTCCCGGCGGTAACGGTTGGTTATCATCCGCCGAACAGATCCGCGAACTGGCGTTTCATCGACTCGTCCGCCTCCAGCAGGCGGGCCGGATCCACCGAAAGGATCGTCAGATCATCCAGCGCCGGAAAGCCCTCCGGGCCTTCGACATCCGGCAGCAAGGGCAGATAGCCCTGTTCGGCATGGAAGCTCTGCCCTTCTTCGGAAAGCTGCCAGTCGACAAAGGCGCGGGCCGCCTCGACATTCGTGGCCGTCGACAGGATCGCCACCGGTTCGGTGACCGACGTTACGCCTTCCTCGGGGAATACGAAATCGATCGGCGATCCGTCGGCGCGGGCGTTCAGCGGCATGAAGTCGATGATGATGCCGTAGGACTGTTCGCCCCGCGCCACGGCATCGAGCACACCGCCATTGCCGCGACCGGCCACGGCCCCGTTTTCGGCCAGCGCCTCGTAATAGTCCCAGCCGAATTGATCCAGTTCCGTCATCGTCCCGACATGAATCGCCGCCGCGCCGGAATATAGCGGGCTGGGCATGGTAAGGCGACCCGCGATTTCCGGATCGGTCAGGTCGGACCATGCGGTCGGCGGCGTGTCGACCAGTTCGGTGTTATACGCAAAGCCCGTCGTGATCAGCTTGGTGCCGAAGAACGTCATGTCGGAATCGTAGAGATCCGGGTTGAGGCCGTCGACCGGCGCGCCCTGGTAGCCTTGCAGGCGATCGTCGTTCTTCAGCGCCGTCATGACGACGGTGTCGGCGATCAGCAAAAGATCGGGCTGCGGGCTTTCGGCGGCGAATTCCGATTGCAGGCGGTTGATGACTTCCGTGGTGCCCGAGCGGAAATACTCGACCTCGATGTCGGGATAGGTTTCGTTGAACCGGGACACCAACATGTCCATCTGCTCGGTCGGGGTTGAGGTATAGATGACCAGCGGCCCGCTTTGGGCGAAAGCGGGGCCAGTCAGGGCAATCATGGCCGTGCCGGCGATAAGGGCGGCTCGCATCACGCGCATCTCCTGGTTTTCCTGTTCCACTGGCCGGGCCGTACGCCCCGCCAATTACCAGCCTTCTAGCAAAATCATGTTGCAGTTTTACGATCGTGTGCTTGAGAACACGATGCCAGAACATTCCTGAAAAGGGGCGATGCATGCTGAAACGCGTGACCGAAGACGACGGCTTTAGCCTCGATATCCGCTATGCCACCGACAACAATCTGCTTGGCCGCCCGATCTATGCACGGCCGGTCGCGCTGCTCGTCCCCGAAGCCCATGGCAAGTTGTGTGACGCTGCGGCCCGGGCCCGGGCGCTGGGATTGACGATGAAGGTCTTCGATGCCTTTCGACCGATCGAAGTCCAGTGGATCTTCTGGGAAGCCGTGGAGGACAAGAGCTTCGTCGGCGATCCGCGCCACGGCGGTACCCATCCGCGGGGCATCGCCGTCGATCTGACGCTGGTCGATGCCGCGACGTCGGCGGAACTGGATATGGGCACCGGTTTCGATGCCTTCACCGACCTTGCCGGGCATGGCGCGATCGACGGCCTGTCTGCAGAGGCCGTGCGCAACCGCGCGCTGTTGCTGGGCATCATGACCGCTGCCGGATGGGTGCATATCGATGCGGAATGGTGGCACTACAATCTGCCGAACACCGGAGATTACCGCCCCCTTGCCGCAGCCGACGTCCCCGATGGCCCGATGTGATCGCCGGCGTCGAACGCGCGGACCGTAGGGAAGCCGGATCGAGAACACCAGGCACCCACGCGCGATCCACCGGCTTTCGCCAAGCCTCGCCTATCGCATCATGCGGGGGCGGTAAGCGTTCGGGTCAGTCGGCCGGCGCCCGATAGTGGCCGGTGCCGATATCCTCCGGGGCGACGGCGACGGATTTCAGGATCGCGTAGCACGTCTGGCCGGGGGCCAGACCCAGGGCGTCGACCGAGCGTTGTGTCAGGCGTGCGGTCAGGCGTTCATCATCGAGCGACAGCAACACCTGTGCGCCGGGGCCGTGGCCCGGACGGATTTCGGCGATGACCCCTTTCAGGATGTTCAGGGCCGACAGCCCCTGAGGCCGGCTGCGGGACAGAATGACGTCATGGGCAGCGATGTGAACCCGGATAAAGGCGCCCGGCCGATCGGCCACGCGCGGCAGCCAAAGTGGGCCTGCTGCGGTTTCAAGCTCGCTCAGCCCGTCGGCATGATGAGCCCGCACCCGCGCGGTCAGAACCGACGCCGCGCCGCGCGCGCCCATGGCGGCCACGTCGCCCAGAACCTGCGCGGGCGGTCCGATGGTGGTCACCTTTCCGTGACGAAGGGCAACCACCGTCGTGGCCAGCCGCGCCACCTCGGCGGAGGCATGGCTGACATACAGAATCGGCGCCGAGATTTCGTCGCGCAGCCGTTCGAAATAGGGCAGGATTTCCGCCTTTCGCGCTTCATCGAGGGCGGCCAGCGGTTCGTCCGCCAGGATCAGCTTCGGGGCCGCCAGAAGTGCCCTGCCGATCGCCACGCGCTGCTTTTCACCACCTGACAATGCGCCCGGGCGGCGCGAGAGAAGATGCCCGATCCCGAGCAGGTCAACCACGTGGCTCAGGCTCTCGGTTCGGGCATCGCGCGGGGCGAACCAACGGCCGAACAGCAGGTTCTGCCGCACGGTGAGATGCGGAAACAGCCGCCCTTCCTGAAAGATGTAACCGAGTCTGCGCCGGTGCGGAGGCAGAAACCGGCGTTTTTCAGTGTCGATCAAGACCCAGTCATCGGCGGCAATGCGTCCGCGATCGGGCCGCAAAAGCCCTGCCACGGCGTTTATGACCGTGGTCTTCCCCGAGCCGGACGAGCCGAAAAGAACCGTCACGCCTGGCGGTGCGTCGAAGGATACATCGAGTTCGAAATCCGCGAAACGGTGGTTCAGGTTGATCGACAGCGTCATGTTCCCGACACCAGTTTCGCCACGCGCCGGGCGACGAATTCCGACAACAGCAGGGCCATCATGGCGATGATGACGGCGACGATGACGAGCCGGCTGGCCGCCTCCTGCCCGCCGGGAACTTGCAGGAAGGCATAGATCGCCGATGGGATGGTCTGGGTGTGACCCGGAATGTTCGAAACGAAAGTGATCGTTGCCCCAAATTCGCCCATGGCTTTGGCAAAGGCGAGAATTGACCCCGCGATAATTCCCGGCAGGATCAGCGGCAGCGTGACCGTCGCGAAGACCCACGGCTTCGACGCGCCCAGGGTGGCCGCCGCCGCCTCAAGTTTCGGGTCGACGGCCTCGATCGCCAACCGGATCGCGCGGACCATCAGTGGAAAGGCCATGACGGCGGCGGCTACCGCCGCACCGGTCCAGCGAAATGACAGCACGATGCCGAACCATTCATCCAGGAACACACCCACCGATCCGCGCCGCCCGAAGGTGATCAGCAAGAGATATCCGGTCACCACAGGCGGCAGGATCAGCGGCAGATGTACGATGCCGTTGAGCAATTGCTTGCCGGGAAACGACCAGCGCGCCAGTGCGTAGGCCACGAAAATGCCGATCGGCAGGCTGGCCAATGTTGCCAGGAGAGAAACGCGCAACGACAGGCGAACGGCTTGCCACTCGTCCGGGCCGAGCCACCCCGTCACAGCGTCGCCCATCAAATCAGGTCTCCATCAGTCAAGAACGGTGAAACCGAACTCGGCCCAGATCCGGGCTGCCGTATCGGATCCGAGCCAATCGAGAAAGTCCTCGGCCTCTGCGGCGCTGCTCTGGGCGGTGATGGCGGCGGGATAAGTGATCGGCGTGTGGCTGTCCTCGGGAAAGGTGCCGATGGCGGTGACGGTGTCTTCGACCGCCGCGTCGGTGGCAAATACGATGCCCAGCGGTGCTTCTCCCTGGGCCACGAATGCCAGGGCCGCGCGGACGTTGTCGGATTGCGCCACGAGCGGTGCGACATCGTCCCACAGCCCAAGCGCGGTGAGCGCCTCGCGCCCATAAATTCCGGCGGGCACGGCGTTGACCAGCGCCATGGCCAGCCGTTCGTCGCCCAGCATTCCGGCGAGATCGAGGGTTTCGTCGATGACGACCGGATCGGCATTCGCGCCGTGCGCGACCAGAACCAACCGGTTGCCCAGAACATCGGTTCGCGTTCCGTCGCGCAGATCGCCCGAAGTTTCGACCGCATCCATCCAATCGGCGTTGGCCGAAAAAAAGATGTCGGCGGGCGCGCCTGCCTGAATTTGACGGGCGAGCTGCGACGACCCGGCGAAAGAGACAATAGCGCTGTTGCCGGTCTCGGCCATCCAGGCCTCGGCCACCGCATTGAGGGCGTTGGTGAGACTGGCAGCCGCAAAGACAAGAACCCGATCATCTGCCGCCCGCGCGGGCGTTGCCGCTGCGGTCAGGGAAATTATCGATGCCAGGATGACACGGTGTACGGCGAGGACGGGCATGAAGGTCACTCCCGGGTGGATGTCTTTTGGTTATGTTTGCGTATACATATCGCAGGAGTCGACCTTTGGAGCAAACGTTATCTGTCTTAGAGAGACTCCTTGAGCAGCGCTTGAATCGCGCTCAGACGGTCTGCCCCGGCCTCTGCGGCCTCGGATTCGAAGAGGCGGTAGAGCGACAGGACCTGGCGTCCCGTTTCAGTCAGCAGTGCGCCGCCGCCGCCGGGTCCGCCGCGCGAACTTTCCACCAGCGGGGCGCGGAACATGGCGTTCAGCGTTTCGATCAACATCCAGGCGCGCTTATAGCTCATCCCCATTTCGCGGCCGGCGGCGGCGATTGATCCGCAACGATCGATCCGCTCCAGCAATTCCGCCTTGCCGGGGCCAATCATTCCGGTTTCGTTGAAAACAATGCGGATGTGCAGCCGGGGGCTTGGGGATGTCTCTTCCATAGCGCCACAATCAATCGCCCGACCGCGCCATGCAAGCCGGATTGGCCTTGGGTGGTCAGACGACGATCTCGGCGGATCGCAGGCCGGTCTGGGGCGACCAGTCATGGACGGCGTAGCACACCCGTTCCCCCGCCGCGCGTTGCAGGTCGTCCGTCGTCTGCGCCAATGGCAGGCGATAGGCGGTGGATGGGCCGACCCACGACGACGCCCCGCAAAAGGTCGCGGCCATGGGGCGATGCAGGTGCCCGGAAAGACTGCCGATCAGCCCGCCATGGCGGGCGAGCAGCGCAGCCAGGGCGTCGGTACCCTCGCAAGCGGGTTGGCCGGGCATGATCGTCGGAACGAAGGGCGGGTGGTGCATGGCGATGATGACGGGCCGGTTCGCGGCGTGGGTCAG of Fodinicurvata sp. EGI_FJ10296 contains these proteins:
- a CDS encoding oligopeptide/dipeptide ABC transporter ATP-binding protein, with translation MSTTVKSAGKQRAGERGPGEQEAGDTPLVDLQSITKTFSRPLDVAAKIARSVGVTVRESTVHAVDRVDLAIRPGEVVGLVGESGCGKSTLGRVVAGLHKPTSGRMLYRGQPVTDIKGAEARHLALTIQMIFQDPMASLNPRLKVAEIIGEAVRVHKLVPRSDLDDYVVEVMGRVGLDPTYRTRYPHQFSGGQRQRIGIARALAVQPEMLVCDEAVAALDVSIQAQVLNLFLDLRDDLGLTYLFISHDLGVVEHLSDRVVIMYLGRVVESAKTEELFADPNHPYTVALLADVPRLEAGKRRFHPIKGEIPSPLAPPPGCHFHPRCPHAHERCRVEAPALKEIAPGRLSACHLNDEK
- the argE gene encoding acetylornithine deacetylase — translated: MPTSAHSAADTTAASTASPSPDTLEWLRTLVGFPTVSRDSNLDLIHHVRDRLAELGVESVVLPREDGFKANLWARIGPDAPGGVALSGHTDVVPVDGQNWTSDPFILTERDGLLYGRGSADMKGFIACVLSKVPSMKAAGLKAPIDLCFSYDEEVGCLGVDGLIAHIGTLAHKPDWVLVGEPTGMGAVTGHKGKLAMACTVRGRTGHSSLAPHAVNAVQIASRLVAMLADMADEAAAKGVHDDRYDLPHTTVHVGQIEGGRALNIVPDECRFEFEVRHLAVDDPMDTLTRLQAYADTLIEQARDVAPEASVTWEPIFKYDGLDMPEDAEPVRTVQRLARTNTSSRVAYGTEGGKFQAIGGLAAVVCGPGHIIQAHKADEFIDPAQLAAMEGFLDRLIAEQSE
- a CDS encoding ABC transporter ATP-binding protein yields the protein MAGVRLENVTRRFDGVTAVDRVSLQIHDGECLALVGPSGCGKTTLLRLLAGFERVDDGAIHFDDDLVAGQGHHVDPEDRRVGMVFQSYALWPHLNVAANVRYALKIQGVGRDERERRVDQALHTVGLDGYADRRIQALSGGQRQRVALARCLAMQPRLVLLDEPLANLDIHLRDSMIDEFRRFHRQVGATTIHVTHDQAEAMMLADRIAVMDGGVLQQLDSPRRLIAEPATPMVARFIGRGAVVPVTVDRILDDGRCRADLWGTPVILRHRGARPGPGQACLRAPDLRRTGKAEDTPSLTLRVGTALFQGDDTLVSASPPDAPDHRLSLRIRDNVPSEGTLISVAVEDGWLLPDGG
- a CDS encoding iron ABC transporter permease — protein: MVAIDTPAPSPFQRFKVDGERVLLAIVTVYVVGLCVLPLSLLAAEAFTASEDGALGLLASVWDSRATRSAAWNTLEAGLGATLISVLLGGGMALLVELTDIRRKTLLVFLLILPLLIPPQISALAWLELIGPQSLLRGVILPAHDGIGGNPLYGRNGVIALMGIEHAAIAFLAVRAGLRSLPGELVDAARAAGARPLRIVATIVIPLAWPSILAGAALAFVSAIGNFGIPALLGIPGRYTVLTTLIYQRLNGFGPSILGEVAALSLILALMAAAGLGLQALASGRHAREIVNAGGASGRLSLGRWRPAITAAVWVLIVIIAILPLLALFAGALVPSVGVKLTPETATLANFVYVLTELASTRRAFSNSLFLATAAALATIAVSAPLAWLVIRRRSALVRSLNVMADMPYALPGIVLSIAMILAFLRPLPFIEVSLYNTVWILLIAYMARFMALALRPMLAGMQNLDHALEESAQAAGAGPLRRLATIVLPMLAPAAGTAALLVFLGAFSELTVSALLWSQGSETVGVIVFGLYDEGNSTAAAAVSVVVLAVILTAAGLLTVLGRRLPPGVLPWQG
- a CDS encoding ABC transporter substrate-binding protein; this encodes MRAALIAGTAMIALTGPAFAQSGPLVIYTSTPTEQMDMLVSRFNETYPDIEVEYFRSGTTEVINRLQSEFAAESPQPDLLLIADTVVMTALKNDDRLQGYQGAPVDGLNPDLYDSDMTFFGTKLITTGFAYNTELVDTPPTAWSDLTDPEIAGRLTMPSPLYSGAAAIHVGTMTELDQFGWDYYEALAENGAVAGRGNGGVLDAVARGEQSYGIIIDFMPLNARADGSPIDFVFPEEGVTSVTEPVAILSTATNVEAARAFVDWQLSEEGQSFHAEQGYLPLLPDVEGPEGFPALDDLTILSVDPARLLEADESMKRQFADLFGG
- the ddpX gene encoding D-alanyl-D-alanine dipeptidase, whose protein sequence is MLKRVTEDDGFSLDIRYATDNNLLGRPIYARPVALLVPEAHGKLCDAAARARALGLTMKVFDAFRPIEVQWIFWEAVEDKSFVGDPRHGGTHPRGIAVDLTLVDAATSAELDMGTGFDAFTDLAGHGAIDGLSAEAVRNRALLLGIMTAAGWVHIDAEWWHYNLPNTGDYRPLAAADVPDGPM
- the modC gene encoding molybdenum ABC transporter ATP-binding protein, with product MTLSINLNHRFADFELDVSFDAPPGVTVLFGSSGSGKTTVINAVAGLLRPDRGRIAADDWVLIDTEKRRFLPPHRRRLGYIFQEGRLFPHLTVRQNLLFGRWFAPRDARTESLSHVVDLLGIGHLLSRRPGALSGGEKQRVAIGRALLAAPKLILADEPLAALDEARKAEILPYFERLRDEISAPILYVSHASAEVARLATTVVALRHGKVTTIGPPAQVLGDVAAMGARGAASVLTARVRAHHADGLSELETAAGPLWLPRVADRPGAFIRVHIAAHDVILSRSRPQGLSALNILKGVIAEIRPGHGPGAQVLLSLDDERLTARLTQRSVDALGLAPGQTCYAILKSVAVAPEDIGTGHYRAPAD
- the modB gene encoding molybdate ABC transporter permease subunit yields the protein MGDAVTGWLGPDEWQAVRLSLRVSLLATLASLPIGIFVAYALARWSFPGKQLLNGIVHLPLILPPVVTGYLLLITFGRRGSVGVFLDEWFGIVLSFRWTGAAVAAAVMAFPLMVRAIRLAIEAVDPKLEAAAATLGASKPWVFATVTLPLILPGIIAGSILAFAKAMGEFGATITFVSNIPGHTQTIPSAIYAFLQVPGGQEAASRLVIVAVIIAMMALLLSEFVARRVAKLVSGT
- the modA gene encoding molybdate ABC transporter substrate-binding protein: MPVLAVHRVILASIISLTAAATPARAADDRVLVFAAASLTNALNAVAEAWMAETGNSAIVSFAGSSQLARQIQAGAPADIFFSANADWMDAVETSGDLRDGTRTDVLGNRLVLVAHGANADPVVIDETLDLAGMLGDERLAMALVNAVPAGIYGREALTALGLWDDVAPLVAQSDNVRAALAFVAQGEAPLGIVFATDAAVEDTVTAIGTFPEDSHTPITYPAAITAQSSAAEAEDFLDWLGSDTAARIWAEFGFTVLD
- a CDS encoding LysR family transcriptional regulator, with the translated sequence MEETSPSPRLHIRIVFNETGMIGPGKAELLERIDRCGSIAAAGREMGMSYKRAWMLIETLNAMFRAPLVESSRGGPGGGGALLTETGRQVLSLYRLFESEAAEAGADRLSAIQALLKESL